In Scylla paramamosain isolate STU-SP2022 chromosome 30, ASM3559412v1, whole genome shotgun sequence, the following are encoded in one genomic region:
- the LOC135116151 gene encoding disco-interacting protein 2 homolog C-like isoform X3 produces MDPYPGGRLGGFLHPSPAPALHFDLEALLKIDDLRSWIQDLEASRGRRYQTLYSDYDDYDSLEEGDITQKGYEKKKARLLQPYVIRDPNQASHQAALQAQHSSGASSRRHRSEHRSVTTHERRYLSEVRQEAVKEALAQYQSRPKNLPLPSKRSSVMTARSPDRHHRDSDSEDSDEDSVTAEGSLGSSGGHSGSQGTPEVTRTPLLLPPPQVPTHGSGGGTPASSSGSSHHTPPHPMPPKQQQPLPPVPPHSLSNGGEEERRRREMTDVPDPMRNITSFSQPPDVTNNTSSGNARMPRDDRITRYSGPASSRQSSSDADSDGWRDALYHFPENWRGTGRWKVSNKIQQLLNTLKRPKRRPLPEFYLDDEEDLEIAANPKDPNAPKPEGMVMTPARGEQLVIPAGLPRSVEDAVYRYGSSSGYKAPVATVLDANGKLSVSLTYGKLLSRSQKMAYNLLTRLGGRGEGTVMPGDRVALVYPNNDPVSFMCAFYACLQAGLVPVPIEVPLSRRDAGSQQIGFLLGSCGVSVALTSEACFKGIPKTSAGEVVSFKGWPKLTWFITDHLPKPPKDWQTPPRHSDDTAAYIEYCTDKDGSVKGVVVTRTAMLAHCRTLTSACNYTEGEVAVCVLDFKREVGLWHSMLCSVFNGMHVIFIPYSVMKVNPASWMHMITRFKASIAIVKSRDLHWGLLATKDHKDVSLQSLRLLLVADGANPWSLSSCDQFLAVFQSKGLRPDAICPCASSPEALTVSVRRPGHGGANAVGRGVLSMQGLSYGVVRVDQENSLTSLTLQDCGQVLPGAMIIVVKLEGQPFVCRTDEVGEICVAGAAMGDQYWGLQGMTNATFRVQPLLPDNTPISDSSSFVRTGLLGFLGPGGLVFVCGSRDGLMTVTGRKHNTDDIIATVLAVEPMKFIYRGRIAVFSHRVLRDERICVIAEQRPDCSEEESFQWMSRVLQAVDSIHQVGIYCLALVPPNHLPKTPLGGIHLSETRKKFLEGSLHPANVLMCPHTCVTNLPKPREVHHDVGPASVMVGNLVQGNRLASAQGREMGLMDNDDGMRRHPQFIADILKWRASTTENHEILTLLNSKGQVATSLTCAQLHKKAERVGCLLLEKGHINTGDHVALIYPPGVDLIAAFYGCLYVGAVPVTIRPPHPQNLQSTVNTVRTVVDVSKSSIILSTLSVIKLLKSKEEKFDSGKKWPPILDTDDLPKKRLPSIYKAPTPEMIAYLDFSVSTTGMLAGIKMSHGAATSLCLSMKVACELYPSRVVALCLDPYCGLGLALWVLSSIYSGHQSILIPPGEVEVNPSLWLSAVSQYKVRDTFCSYGVMELCTKGLGSSIALLKQRSVNLACVRTCVVVAEERPRVQLTNSFSKLFSGLGLSPRAVSTSFGCRVNVAVCLQGASSPDPTTVFVDLRSLRHDRVTLVERGAPHSICIMESGKLLPGVKVVIANPDTKGQCSDSNLGEIWVQCNHNASGYFTVYGDDGTSNDHFSAQLVTGNTGETYARTGYLGFLRRTESVQADGELHDAVFVVGALDETVILRGMRYHPIDIEMTVMRCHKKISECAVFNWTNLLVVVVELDGAEYEALDLVPLITSSVLEEHQIIVGVIVVVDPGVVPINSRGEKQRMHLRDGFLADQLDPIYVAYNM; encoded by the exons AGGTGCGGCAGGAGGCGGTCAAGGAGGCACTGGCGCAGTACCAGTCACGGCCGAAGAACCTGCCACTGCCCTCCAAGCGGTCCTCGGTGATGACAGCACGCTCCCCTGACAGGCACCACCGTGACTCAG ACTCAGAAGACAGTGATGAGGATAGCGTGACAGCCGAGGGCAGCCTGGGGAGCAGTGGAGGTCACAGCGGGTCACAGGGCACACCAGAGGTCACACGCACACCACTCCTACTGCCGCCACCACAGGTGCCCACACATGGCAGCGGGGGAGGCACGCCTGCCAGCAGCTCTGGCAGCAGTCACCACACCCCGCCTCACCCCATGCCAcccaagcagcagcagcctctGCCCCCTGTTCCCCCACACAG TTTGAGTAACGGTGGCGAGGAGGAGCGGAGGAGACGAGAGATGACGGACGTGCCCGACCCAATGCGCAACATTACCTCAT TTTCACAGCCGCCGGACGTCACCAACAACACAAGCAGCGGCAATGCCCGGATGCCCCGTGATGACCGCATCACCCGCTACTCTGGTCCCGCCTCCAGCAGACAGTCCTCCTCTGATGCCG ACTCAGACGGATGGAGAGACGCTCTCTATCATTTTCCAGAAAATTGGAGAGGAACTGGACGATGGAAAGTTTCCAACAAGATACAGCAACTCCTCAACACACTCAAGAGACCAAAAAGACGACCTCTTCCAGAGTTTTACCTCGATGATGAAGAAGATCTGGAAATTGCTGCAAATCCCAAAGATCCAAACGCTCCCAAGCCTGAGGGGATGGTGATGACCCCGGCCAGAGGAGAACAGTTGGTG ATCCCTGCTGGCCTCCCTCGGTCCGTGGAGGATGCAGTGTACCGCTATGGGTCCTCATCAGGCTACAAGGCACCTGTGGCCACTGTGCTGGATGCCAATGGGAAGCTCTCCGTCTCTCTCACTTACG gtAAATTGTTAAGCAGATCACAGAAGATGGCATACAACCTGCTGACCCGCCTTGGGGGTCGAGGTGAGGGAACAGTGATGCCGGGTGACCGTGTGGCACTTGTCTACCCTAACAACGACCCTGTGTCCTTTATGTGTGCATTCTACGCATGTCTGCAGGCCGGGCTGGTCCCTGTTCCCATTGAAGTCCCACTGTCAAGAAGAGATGCAGGATCACAGCAA ATTGGGTTCCTGCTGGGTAGCTGTGGGGTGTCAGTGGCCTTGACCTCTGAGGCATGCTTCAAGGGCATCCCCAAGACTAGTGCTGGGGAAGTGGTGTCCTTCAAGGGGTGGCCCAAACTGACCTGGTTCATCACTGATCACCTACCCAAGCCTCCCAAGGACTGGCAGACGCCTCCCAGACACTCAGACGACACTGCGGCGTACATAGAG TACTGCACGGACAAGGATGGCTCAGTGAagggggtggtggtgacacGGACGGCAATGTTGGCGCACTGCCGCACACTCACCTCTGCCTGCAACTACACTGAGGGGGAGGTGGCTGTCTGCGTCCTcgacttcaagagagag GTTGGCTTGTGGCACTCCATGCTCTGTTCTGTGTTCAACGGCATGCACGTCATATTCATTCCATATTCCGTCATGAAGGTGAACCCGGCCTCCTGGATGCACATGATTACCAGATTTAAAG CCAGCATAGCGATAGTCAAGTCCCGTGACCTACACTGGGGTCTGCTGGCCACCAAAGATCACAAGGATGTGAGTCTTCAGTCGCTACGTCTGCTACTGGTTGCTGACGGAGCCAACCCTTGGTCCCTCTCTTCCTGCGACCAGTTCCTCGCTGTGTTTCAGAGTAAAGGTCTCCGGCCAGATGCCATTTGCCCCTGTGCATCATCCCCAGAAGCTCTCACCGTCTCTGTCAGGAG GCCGGGCCACGGCGGCGCCAACGCAGTGGGCCGAGGAGTGCTAAGCATGCAGGGCCTGAGCTATGGTGTTGTGCGAGTTGACCAGGAgaactccctcacctccctcacactGCAGGACTGTGGCCAAGTTCTGCCTGGAG CAATGATCATTGTAGTAAAACTGGAAGGTCAGCCATTCGTGTGCAGGACGGATGAAGTGGGCGAGATCTGTGTGGCAGGTGCGGCAATGGGTGACCAGTACTGGGGACTGCAGGGCATGACCAACGCCACCTTTCGTGTCCAGCCGCTGCTGCCAGACAACACACCTATCTCAGACAGTTCCTCCTTCGTGCGAACGGGTCTCCTGGGATTCCTTGGCCCT GGTGggctggtgtttgtgtgtggatcACGTGACGGCCTCATGACAGTCACTGGCCGCAAGCACAACACAGACGACATCATTGCCACAGTCCTGGCTGTGGAGCCCATGAAGTTCATTTACCGAGGACGCATTGCCGTCTTCTCTCACCGAGTGCTGAGGGATGAGAGGATATGCGTCATCGCCGAGCAGCGTCCAGACTGTTCTGAAGAAGAG AGCTTCCAGTGGATGTCAAGGGTCCTTCAAGCAGTGGACAGCATACACCAAGTAGGGATATACTGCTTAGCTCTTGTTCCTCCCAACCATCTGCCAAAGACACCCTTGGGAGGGATCCACTTGTCTGAGACACGTAAGAAGTTCCTCGAAGGCTCCCTCCACCCAGCCAACGTGCTCATGTGCCCCCACACGTGTGTCACCAACCTGCCCAAGCCCCGTGAGGTTCACCACG ACGTGGGGCCAGCAAGTGTGATGGTGGGGAACCTGGTGCAGGGCAACCGGCTAGCCAGTGCTCAGGGCCGGGAAATGGGCCTCATGGACAATGACGACGGCATGAGACGG CATCCTCAGTTCATCGCCGACATCCTGAAGTGGCGGGCATCCACCACAGAGAACCATGAGATCTTGACACTCCTCAACTCCAAGGGTCAGGTGGCCACCTCACTCACCTGTGCTCAGCTCCACAAGAAGGCAGAGCGAGTGGGCTGCCTCTTGCTGGAGAAGGGTCACATCAATACTGGTGACCATGTAGCTCTCATTTACCCTCCTGGAGTAGACCTAATAGCAGCCTTCTACGGGTGCCTGTATGTTGGTGCTGTGCCAGTGACAATCCGCCCCCCACATCCGCAAAACCTACAGTCTACAGTGAACACAGTTAGAACAGTTGTAGATGTATCCAAATCTTCTATAATACTGTCTACCTTGTCAGTTATAAAACTTCTGAAGAGCAAG GAGGAGAAGTTTGACAGTGGCAAGAAGTGGCCTCCAATCCTCGACACAGACGACCTCCCAAAGAAGCGGCTGCCCTCCATATACAAAGCACCAACACCAGAGATGATCGCCTACCTGGATTTCAGTGTCTCCACGACGGGAATGTTGGCTGGCATCAAGATGTCCCACGGTGCAGCaacctctctctgcctcagcaTGAAG GTTGCCTGTGAACTGTACCCTTCCCGAGTGGTGGCCCTTTGCCTGGATCCTTACTGTGGCCTGGGGCTGGCGCTGTGGGTCCTCTCCTCCATATATTCTGGACACCAGTCCATTCTCATTCCTCCTGGTGAG GTTGAGGTGAATCCCTCCTTATGGCTCTCCGCTGTCTCACAGTACAAAGTGCGCGACACCTTTTGCTCGTATGGAGTGATGGAGCTGTGCACTAAGGGCCTGGGCTCCTCCATTGCTCTCCTGAAGCAGCGCAGCGTGAACCTGGCATGTGTCAGGACCTGCGTTGTAGTGGCAGAGGAGCGGCCAAGAGTGCAGCTCACCAACTCCTTCTCCAAACTCTTCAGCGGCCTTGGACTTTCCCCCCGTGCAGTGTCAACTAGCTTTGGCTGTCGAGTCAATGTGGCCGTGTGTCTGCAGGGCGCATCCTCCCCCGACCCCACCACTGTGTTTGTTGACCTGCGCTCCCTACGACATGACCGGGTCACACTGGTGGAGAGGGGCGCCCCCCACTCCATCTGCATCATGGAGTCTGGGAAGTTGCTCCCAGGAGTGAAGGTCGTCATTGCCAACCCTGACACAAAGGGACAGTGCTCCGACTCCAATCTTGGGGAAATCTGGGTCCAGTGCAACCACAACGCCAGCGGCTACTTCACCGTGTACGGTGACGACGGCACCTCCAACGACCACTTCAGCGCCCAGCTAGTGACCGGCAACACTGGGGAGACATACGCCCGCACCGGCTACCTGGGCTTCCTGCGCCGCACTGAGTCGGTCCAGGCAGATGGGGAGCTGCATGATGCCGTGTTTGTGGTAGGCGCACTGGACGAGACGGTCATCCTGAGAGGGATGCGTTACCACCCCATCGACATTGAAATGACAGTCATGCGGTGCCACAAGAAGATCTCGGAGTGTGCGGTGTTCAACTGGACCAActtgctagtggtggtggtggagctggaTGGGGCGGAGTACGAGGCTCTGGACCTGGTGCCGCTGATCACCTCGTCCGTCCTGGAGGAGCACCAGATCATTGTGGGGGTCATTGTGGTGGTGGACCCCGGGGTGGTGCCCATCAACTCCCGCGGGGAGAAGCAGCGCATGCACCTGAGGGACGGCTTCCTGGCCGACCAGCTCGACCCAATCTATGTTGCCTACAATATGTAA
- the LOC135116151 gene encoding disco-interacting protein 2-like isoform X6 yields the protein MIERESFARASLRRWRKRGAEVRQEAVKEALAQYQSRPKNLPLPSKRSSVMTARSPDRHHRDSDSEDSDEDSVTAEGSLGSSGGHSGSQGTPEVTRTPLLLPPPQVPTHGSGGGTPASSSGSSHHTPPHPMPPKQQQPLPPVPPHSLSNGGEEERRRREMTDVPDPMRNITSFSQPPDVTNNTSSGNARMPRDDRITRYSGPASSRQSSSDADSDGWRDALYHFPENWRGTGRWKVSNKIQQLLNTLKRPKRRPLPEFYLDDEEDLEIAANPKDPNAPKPEGMVMTPARGEQLVIPAGLPRSVEDAVYRYGSSSGYKAPVATVLDANGKLSVSLTYGKLLSRSQKMAYNLLTRLGGRGEGTVMPGDRVALVYPNNDPVSFMCAFYACLQAGLVPVPIEVPLSRRDAGSQQIGFLLGSCGVSVALTSEACFKGIPKTSAGEVVSFKGWPKLTWFITDHLPKPPKDWQTPPRHSDDTAAYIEYCTDKDGSVKGVVVTRTAMLAHCRTLTSACNYTEGEVAVCVLDFKREVGLWHSMLCSVFNGMHVIFIPYSVMKVNPASWMHMITRFKASIAIVKSRDLHWGLLATKDHKDVSLQSLRLLLVADGANPWSLSSCDQFLAVFQSKGLRPDAICPCASSPEALTVSVRRPGHGGANAVGRGVLSMQGLSYGVVRVDQENSLTSLTLQDCGQVLPGAMIIVVKLEGQPFVCRTDEVGEICVAGAAMGDQYWGLQGMTNATFRVQPLLPDNTPISDSSSFVRTGLLGFLGPGGLVFVCGSRDGLMTVTGRKHNTDDIIATVLAVEPMKFIYRGRIAVFSHRVLRDERICVIAEQRPDCSEEESFQWMSRVLQAVDSIHQVGIYCLALVPPNHLPKTPLGGIHLSETRKKFLEGSLHPANVLMCPHTCVTNLPKPREVHHDVGPASVMVGNLVQGNRLASAQGREMGLMDNDDGMRRHPQFIADILKWRASTTENHEILTLLNSKGQVATSLTCAQLHKKAERVGCLLLEKGHINTGDHVALIYPPGVDLIAAFYGCLYVGAVPVTIRPPHPQNLQSTVNTVRTVVDVSKSSIILSTLSVIKLLKSKEEKFDSGKKWPPILDTDDLPKKRLPSIYKAPTPEMIAYLDFSVSTTGMLAGIKMSHGAATSLCLSMKVACELYPSRVVALCLDPYCGLGLALWVLSSIYSGHQSILIPPGEVEVNPSLWLSAVSQYKVRDTFCSYGVMELCTKGLGSSIALLKQRSVNLACVRTCVVVAEERPRVQLTNSFSKLFSGLGLSPRAVSTSFGCRVNVAVCLQGASSPDPTTVFVDLRSLRHDRVTLVERGAPHSICIMESGKLLPGVKVVIANPDTKGQCSDSNLGEIWVQCNHNASGYFTVYGDDGTSNDHFSAQLVTGNTGETYARTGYLGFLRRTESVQADGELHDAVFVVGALDETVILRGMRYHPIDIEMTVMRCHKKISECAVFNWTNLLVVVVELDGAEYEALDLVPLITSSVLEEHQIIVGVIVVVDPGVVPINSRGEKQRMHLRDGFLADQLDPIYVAYNM from the exons AGGTGCGGCAGGAGGCGGTCAAGGAGGCACTGGCGCAGTACCAGTCACGGCCGAAGAACCTGCCACTGCCCTCCAAGCGGTCCTCGGTGATGACAGCACGCTCCCCTGACAGGCACCACCGTGACTCAG ACTCAGAAGACAGTGATGAGGATAGCGTGACAGCCGAGGGCAGCCTGGGGAGCAGTGGAGGTCACAGCGGGTCACAGGGCACACCAGAGGTCACACGCACACCACTCCTACTGCCGCCACCACAGGTGCCCACACATGGCAGCGGGGGAGGCACGCCTGCCAGCAGCTCTGGCAGCAGTCACCACACCCCGCCTCACCCCATGCCAcccaagcagcagcagcctctGCCCCCTGTTCCCCCACACAG TTTGAGTAACGGTGGCGAGGAGGAGCGGAGGAGACGAGAGATGACGGACGTGCCCGACCCAATGCGCAACATTACCTCAT TTTCACAGCCGCCGGACGTCACCAACAACACAAGCAGCGGCAATGCCCGGATGCCCCGTGATGACCGCATCACCCGCTACTCTGGTCCCGCCTCCAGCAGACAGTCCTCCTCTGATGCCG ACTCAGACGGATGGAGAGACGCTCTCTATCATTTTCCAGAAAATTGGAGAGGAACTGGACGATGGAAAGTTTCCAACAAGATACAGCAACTCCTCAACACACTCAAGAGACCAAAAAGACGACCTCTTCCAGAGTTTTACCTCGATGATGAAGAAGATCTGGAAATTGCTGCAAATCCCAAAGATCCAAACGCTCCCAAGCCTGAGGGGATGGTGATGACCCCGGCCAGAGGAGAACAGTTGGTG ATCCCTGCTGGCCTCCCTCGGTCCGTGGAGGATGCAGTGTACCGCTATGGGTCCTCATCAGGCTACAAGGCACCTGTGGCCACTGTGCTGGATGCCAATGGGAAGCTCTCCGTCTCTCTCACTTACG gtAAATTGTTAAGCAGATCACAGAAGATGGCATACAACCTGCTGACCCGCCTTGGGGGTCGAGGTGAGGGAACAGTGATGCCGGGTGACCGTGTGGCACTTGTCTACCCTAACAACGACCCTGTGTCCTTTATGTGTGCATTCTACGCATGTCTGCAGGCCGGGCTGGTCCCTGTTCCCATTGAAGTCCCACTGTCAAGAAGAGATGCAGGATCACAGCAA ATTGGGTTCCTGCTGGGTAGCTGTGGGGTGTCAGTGGCCTTGACCTCTGAGGCATGCTTCAAGGGCATCCCCAAGACTAGTGCTGGGGAAGTGGTGTCCTTCAAGGGGTGGCCCAAACTGACCTGGTTCATCACTGATCACCTACCCAAGCCTCCCAAGGACTGGCAGACGCCTCCCAGACACTCAGACGACACTGCGGCGTACATAGAG TACTGCACGGACAAGGATGGCTCAGTGAagggggtggtggtgacacGGACGGCAATGTTGGCGCACTGCCGCACACTCACCTCTGCCTGCAACTACACTGAGGGGGAGGTGGCTGTCTGCGTCCTcgacttcaagagagag GTTGGCTTGTGGCACTCCATGCTCTGTTCTGTGTTCAACGGCATGCACGTCATATTCATTCCATATTCCGTCATGAAGGTGAACCCGGCCTCCTGGATGCACATGATTACCAGATTTAAAG CCAGCATAGCGATAGTCAAGTCCCGTGACCTACACTGGGGTCTGCTGGCCACCAAAGATCACAAGGATGTGAGTCTTCAGTCGCTACGTCTGCTACTGGTTGCTGACGGAGCCAACCCTTGGTCCCTCTCTTCCTGCGACCAGTTCCTCGCTGTGTTTCAGAGTAAAGGTCTCCGGCCAGATGCCATTTGCCCCTGTGCATCATCCCCAGAAGCTCTCACCGTCTCTGTCAGGAG GCCGGGCCACGGCGGCGCCAACGCAGTGGGCCGAGGAGTGCTAAGCATGCAGGGCCTGAGCTATGGTGTTGTGCGAGTTGACCAGGAgaactccctcacctccctcacactGCAGGACTGTGGCCAAGTTCTGCCTGGAG CAATGATCATTGTAGTAAAACTGGAAGGTCAGCCATTCGTGTGCAGGACGGATGAAGTGGGCGAGATCTGTGTGGCAGGTGCGGCAATGGGTGACCAGTACTGGGGACTGCAGGGCATGACCAACGCCACCTTTCGTGTCCAGCCGCTGCTGCCAGACAACACACCTATCTCAGACAGTTCCTCCTTCGTGCGAACGGGTCTCCTGGGATTCCTTGGCCCT GGTGggctggtgtttgtgtgtggatcACGTGACGGCCTCATGACAGTCACTGGCCGCAAGCACAACACAGACGACATCATTGCCACAGTCCTGGCTGTGGAGCCCATGAAGTTCATTTACCGAGGACGCATTGCCGTCTTCTCTCACCGAGTGCTGAGGGATGAGAGGATATGCGTCATCGCCGAGCAGCGTCCAGACTGTTCTGAAGAAGAG AGCTTCCAGTGGATGTCAAGGGTCCTTCAAGCAGTGGACAGCATACACCAAGTAGGGATATACTGCTTAGCTCTTGTTCCTCCCAACCATCTGCCAAAGACACCCTTGGGAGGGATCCACTTGTCTGAGACACGTAAGAAGTTCCTCGAAGGCTCCCTCCACCCAGCCAACGTGCTCATGTGCCCCCACACGTGTGTCACCAACCTGCCCAAGCCCCGTGAGGTTCACCACG ACGTGGGGCCAGCAAGTGTGATGGTGGGGAACCTGGTGCAGGGCAACCGGCTAGCCAGTGCTCAGGGCCGGGAAATGGGCCTCATGGACAATGACGACGGCATGAGACGG CATCCTCAGTTCATCGCCGACATCCTGAAGTGGCGGGCATCCACCACAGAGAACCATGAGATCTTGACACTCCTCAACTCCAAGGGTCAGGTGGCCACCTCACTCACCTGTGCTCAGCTCCACAAGAAGGCAGAGCGAGTGGGCTGCCTCTTGCTGGAGAAGGGTCACATCAATACTGGTGACCATGTAGCTCTCATTTACCCTCCTGGAGTAGACCTAATAGCAGCCTTCTACGGGTGCCTGTATGTTGGTGCTGTGCCAGTGACAATCCGCCCCCCACATCCGCAAAACCTACAGTCTACAGTGAACACAGTTAGAACAGTTGTAGATGTATCCAAATCTTCTATAATACTGTCTACCTTGTCAGTTATAAAACTTCTGAAGAGCAAG GAGGAGAAGTTTGACAGTGGCAAGAAGTGGCCTCCAATCCTCGACACAGACGACCTCCCAAAGAAGCGGCTGCCCTCCATATACAAAGCACCAACACCAGAGATGATCGCCTACCTGGATTTCAGTGTCTCCACGACGGGAATGTTGGCTGGCATCAAGATGTCCCACGGTGCAGCaacctctctctgcctcagcaTGAAG GTTGCCTGTGAACTGTACCCTTCCCGAGTGGTGGCCCTTTGCCTGGATCCTTACTGTGGCCTGGGGCTGGCGCTGTGGGTCCTCTCCTCCATATATTCTGGACACCAGTCCATTCTCATTCCTCCTGGTGAG GTTGAGGTGAATCCCTCCTTATGGCTCTCCGCTGTCTCACAGTACAAAGTGCGCGACACCTTTTGCTCGTATGGAGTGATGGAGCTGTGCACTAAGGGCCTGGGCTCCTCCATTGCTCTCCTGAAGCAGCGCAGCGTGAACCTGGCATGTGTCAGGACCTGCGTTGTAGTGGCAGAGGAGCGGCCAAGAGTGCAGCTCACCAACTCCTTCTCCAAACTCTTCAGCGGCCTTGGACTTTCCCCCCGTGCAGTGTCAACTAGCTTTGGCTGTCGAGTCAATGTGGCCGTGTGTCTGCAGGGCGCATCCTCCCCCGACCCCACCACTGTGTTTGTTGACCTGCGCTCCCTACGACATGACCGGGTCACACTGGTGGAGAGGGGCGCCCCCCACTCCATCTGCATCATGGAGTCTGGGAAGTTGCTCCCAGGAGTGAAGGTCGTCATTGCCAACCCTGACACAAAGGGACAGTGCTCCGACTCCAATCTTGGGGAAATCTGGGTCCAGTGCAACCACAACGCCAGCGGCTACTTCACCGTGTACGGTGACGACGGCACCTCCAACGACCACTTCAGCGCCCAGCTAGTGACCGGCAACACTGGGGAGACATACGCCCGCACCGGCTACCTGGGCTTCCTGCGCCGCACTGAGTCGGTCCAGGCAGATGGGGAGCTGCATGATGCCGTGTTTGTGGTAGGCGCACTGGACGAGACGGTCATCCTGAGAGGGATGCGTTACCACCCCATCGACATTGAAATGACAGTCATGCGGTGCCACAAGAAGATCTCGGAGTGTGCGGTGTTCAACTGGACCAActtgctagtggtggtggtggagctggaTGGGGCGGAGTACGAGGCTCTGGACCTGGTGCCGCTGATCACCTCGTCCGTCCTGGAGGAGCACCAGATCATTGTGGGGGTCATTGTGGTGGTGGACCCCGGGGTGGTGCCCATCAACTCCCGCGGGGAGAAGCAGCGCATGCACCTGAGGGACGGCTTCCTGGCCGACCAGCTCGACCCAATCTATGTTGCCTACAATATGTAA